In a single window of the Deinococcus aetherius genome:
- a CDS encoding GNAT family N-acetyltransferase, whose amino-acid sequence MNLAASTPTETPLTVRPFQNADAHAVARLVTDGVQGHWTYTPEQFRESDDPRHLRLVAERGGEVVATLRLSPFGPAAPNALRLDLAGDGPAFTALYLAALADLPGGFTRLLGVTREDWPETMGFFHAAGFRNAWQSWGAHLNLGDFDPGRFRPLEERLYLQGYEVGRLGPETREEDWDRLHALHETGVRDAPRHPTTTPASLTRAALRDTVLREEVTFVVHLRDEIVASTRLSPRGREVESEQTVTHPGHRSRGLATLAKAAALAWAREEGFTRASTGGAVLNVPMLRVNARLGYVTEAMWVTWERELGYPG is encoded by the coding sequence ATGAATCTTGCCGCCTCGACCCCGACGGAGACGCCTTTGACGGTACGCCCCTTCCAGAACGCCGACGCGCACGCCGTCGCGCGGCTCGTCACGGACGGTGTGCAGGGACACTGGACGTACACGCCGGAGCAGTTCCGCGAGAGTGACGATCCCCGGCACCTGCGTCTGGTGGCCGAGCGTGGGGGCGAGGTCGTGGCGACCCTGCGGCTGAGCCCTTTCGGCCCCGCCGCCCCGAATGCGTTGAGGCTCGACCTGGCGGGGGACGGCCCGGCCTTCACGGCGCTGTACCTGGCGGCCCTGGCCGACCTTCCGGGCGGCTTCACCCGCCTGCTGGGCGTCACACGCGAGGACTGGCCCGAGACGATGGGGTTCTTCCACGCGGCGGGCTTTCGCAACGCCTGGCAGTCGTGGGGCGCGCACCTGAACCTGGGCGACTTCGACCCCGGGCGCTTCCGCCCGCTGGAGGAACGGCTGTACCTCCAGGGCTACGAGGTCGGGCGGCTGGGCCCGGAAACCCGGGAGGAGGACTGGGACCGTCTGCACGCGCTGCACGAGACGGGCGTGCGGGACGCGCCGCGCCACCCCACGACCACTCCCGCCTCCCTGACCCGCGCTGCCCTGCGCGACACGGTCCTGCGGGAGGAGGTCACCTTCGTGGTCCACTTGCGGGACGAGATCGTCGCCAGCACCCGCCTGAGCCCGAGGGGCCGGGAGGTGGAAAGTGAGCAGACCGTCACCCACCCCGGCCACCGCTCGCGCGGGCTCGCCACGCTCGCCAAGGCGGCCGCCCTCGCCTGGGCACGGGAGGAGGGCTTCACGCGGGCGAGCACGGGCGGCGCGGTGCTCAACGTGCCCATGCTGAGGGTCAATGCCCGCCTGGGCTACGTCACCGAGGCGATGTGGGTGACGTGGGAGCGGGAGCTGGGGTACCCCGGCTAA